TACGAGCGATAAAGGTTAGTATTGTACATCATCGGACTGTGTCCAATGGCTTCGCACCAAGTGAGGGGACTCCACTATCAAGGATCAAAttacggggtcatgtgttatatcagttttttAGATGTATATATGTgttattgaaaggttctccaaaacttgtatatgattaagagctgagatttgtatgggatggtGTTAGGAATTGCAGTATTCCcatgtccttaataattctacatttcagtatcagcggggtcatggaaacaatttcagaatactcggggtgctccagtaagttcttttaatgcaccaccggcacggggttcctataatggttattccagttatctggcatagACTCAGTATGACCAGTCGAACcagcagaggggttgttatcagtgtggtgatactaggcatatcatgataGATTGTCCCATACTTGGGAGAGGCAAATTTTATCAGAATACTCAGGCTACAggctctattccagttactaccaCACATGCACAGTcaattaggggtggaggacaggcgggtaggggGCGCCCTATAGGgagaggcccgacccattgatataattgatatggtatGGTTGAGGCCGCTACACCAGATTGTGTCGTTACAGGTATAATTTAATTTGTAATAGAGGAGCACTGATTTTATTTGATTCAATTTCAATTATCGGGGGGAGACCTCCTATCATGCTCCATGTATAGTGAGTTAGTGATTTTTTACACCACTCActtgtttatccctgttgggagatttgatgatgttagcctgtgtctatcatttttatttttgttcactattgagagctataagtccaaaaatgactttCTATTAATCACTACAGTGCGTTTTGATGTgattcagaataattgatttcaattttatgaattctATGCGCTATTGGTATGGggtttcattatgtgttgtgaaaaaaaaattatttacgaaatttattgaaaagaagaaagaagggaaattgaaaatttcagttggcacaacgTGTAAAATATTTGTTATTCGGAGTTGCGGACGAGATcctagtatttttatatgatatgaaaaatttaaaccgggctacaagccgcggcggaagttatataaggacgaggtccttgtggtgaaatatttatgagtttaaattctccctttgtgaaatttaatttgtactatagtactaatagggagtcatgcctgataggcttatgtgataattcttttatgtgtttctgtgccataACTGTGCTGTAATTATTTAGTTTTAGCCCACGAAGTGAGAGCCCaagtggcattaaatgtgactcggtAACCCgagtaaatagttatgaggtcttcatgcctcgcgtgttgctgtcagtgttgtaaaaattatatatgagattttggttaagatgagattaattgaggatgttgAAGTTAATTATAAACAAcaattatgaccagagatgtggttatggacatacatatgatgtgtgtTGATGTAAGGAATTTGAAATTGATTGGAGTGTAAGGATttggctttaaagcttataagtgtgaataaaagaaataatctccactgagatgatgttgtcggacccctgttaaaattacggtgacgtagaatcacacGTGAGTATGTGTGAAATTATGCACTGAGTAATTTAATGtcatcagaataattcttggcatgttcgaggacgaacgtatgtttaagagggggagaatgtaacgacccgacttgtcattttaaggaTATATGCCCCATTCAActacttaaggtctcgagcaacttcataatacgtattatgacttgcatgtgcggtcgtttgatttttggaaaattcagaatttaaattgaaagaaaaattctcatttttgaaaattaaatgaaaagagttgaccagagtttgacttttgagcaaatgactctagaatagaattttgataattcgaATAGgtatgtatgatgattttagacttgggcgtatgttcgagtcgagtatcaggtggcccgggagtatttcggcgtctattactgaaggttggcatttttaaagtttaagaatattttaagtttgggttgaagtggatttttatattatcgatgtccgtttgggattccgagcttggGAATAGCTGCGcgtggtgattctggtcttaggggaGCAtctggatgtggatttggaaatctctgttgcacacggctaactttggaagcttatatcttgcaatatataaagaattgggagataagcaacaaataaaagttatagtcctttgtgtctagttttcagaaaggtaaaccatttgtcatttggagttgtgtacaaaacgttgtggtggatacactataggttgTTTGGGAACAGTTTGGAAATgctgtgtcacatggtgacttttattcgaaagagatttatttgaaagatatttatttgaaagaaatttattcaaaggaattatatttaaaagatatttatttgaagggagtatatccgaaatatatttattgaaaagtattatatcctaaagattattatttgagaagcatattGGCGAAAgctttatatttgaaggacttgattaattgggtgtacttgtttttattatttattgagcaatattaatggtattcttattGCCCTGCTATGTATATCACCGGTTGATTAGTATTGccattatttttatttgttttcctattatttttgtatactatattgcacatgatattagactagtgagtatcttgactgtacctcgtcactactctactgaggttagtctcgATACTTACTGGGAACCGACtgtggtttactcatactacacttatgcatatttttgtgcagagccaggtgttggagatatcggactcggacatagTTAAAGTGTgttcgcaaggattcaaggtagagctgcttggtcgtcgtagtcccttggagtctttccattttattgtactgttaattattattcaaacattattgagtattcaatccttgagatcattccatgtatttagttaaagttcatgactcagtattaccagtgttggcaggttgttatatttgtaattatttacgttgttggtttatatataaaaaataataattggcttgtattgtaattataatcggattacttagtcttagagactaattgtcatcacgacgcttgtggtgggattttgggtcgtgacatcaataacgtgtgaagcgtcgcaatacacattATACATACCCGAACCAGAAGGTAACATTAggactggtgctgtagtcaaagctgtcttgagcttctggaagctcgcctaacaatcatcggaccaacgaaACTTagtacccttttgggtcaatctagtcaaaggtactgcaatagacgagaagccctccacgaactagagataataacctgctaaccccaagaagctcctgatctcggtcgtcAAAGTAGGGTGaggctaactctgaactgcctcaatattcttgggatccaccttaataccctcgcctgatacaacatgccccaagaatgccacagaatctaaccaaaatatcGCACTTGGGGAACATAACATATAGcttctattcccgcaaggtctgaagcaccactcttaagtgttgctcgtgctcctccatgctacgttagtaaatcaaaatgtcatcaatgaatactatgacatatgaatcaatataaggcttgaacaccctatTCATTAAGTCCATAAATGCCCGCTGGGCgttagtacggaaagcagtcttcgtaACATCCGAGTCTCGAATCtccaactgatggtaccccgacctcaaatcgatcttagagaacaccttagcaccctgagctggtcaaacaaatcatcaatacgcgacatcgggtacttgttcttgatggtaactttgttcaactggcggtaattaatgcacatctgcatagtctcatctttcttcttcacaaatggCACTGGGacaccccaaggtgatatacttggcctgacgaaccccttttcTAGCAACTCTTCAAGccgctccttcaactctttcggagccatacggtacgatgggatagatataggctgggtacctggagacaagtcaatacagaagtcgatatcaCGATTTGGTGGCATTCCTGAAATATCAAAAAGAAACATATCGAAGAACTCCCAGactactggtactgaatcaatcaccggagagtctgcagtagtatcccgaacataggctaggtaagccaaacaaacCTTCTCGATCAatcgttgagccttcataaaagagataacTTGACTAGATgtactaacagacgaacccttccactccaatctaggcaactttggcatcgctaaggtaacagtcttggcatttCAATCAAGGATGGTGAGACATgaggatagccagtccatgcccagcaTAACCTCAaggtcggtcatatcaagcaacaaaagGTCTGTTCTAGTCTCATATCCACATAATGTGACCACACAAGACTGatagacccgatccacaataatagaatcacccacaggagtggacacataaataggagcacCCAAGAACTCAAGAGGAATATCCAAAAagtgagcaaatagagatgacacatacgaataggtagaccttggatcaaatagtactgaagctcccctaccgcagacagaaataatacatgtgatcacggcatctgaggccactgcatttggtctagccagaaaagcatagaatctggctggagcgccacctgactggcccccgcctgcctgacctctacctctgggATGGCCGGACGGCTGGTGCGGCTACTGGTGCTGAAATCAAGGGCTGCTGACTCTGCTGCACCGCCTTGCCCCGTAGTCTGGGGCAATGTCTcttcatgtgactaggatccccgcactcataacaacctctcaGAGTGGTGGACTGTTGCCCTGAAGTCTGAccttgatggcctgaatacccactaggaaAACCTTGAAGAGCGGATGGGTTGTATGAAGTATCTGGCATGGTGCTGAAATAGGAACGAGAAGAACCCTGATGACCagagtacccactggaagaacactgaatagctagtgggcggTAAGAACGCTCCGGCATAGCACTGAAGTAGGGTCACACTGGAACACCCCGAGGCGGTGGTGGTGCtgaatatgggggcctgctgggcTCACCCCTCCCAAAATGACCTCTTCCCCCAGCTGGGGCACCTCTGAATTCTTCAAAAAATGGGACCTCTTGTCCCGCTACATCTTCTCTCTACCCCTCTTATGGTAACCCTCAATCCTTCCAGCAATCTCCATTACCAACTGGTAATAAGTCCCCACATCAACTTCCCGAGCCATACTAGCTTGAAGACTAgagtgcaaccccgcaacaaacctccgcacttgctctgcctcagtaggaagtataataagtgcatggcgagacaactcatagaatctcgcctcataatcggtcactgatatCTGGCCCTGCTGGAGCTGTTCAAACTGAAGCCGCAACACTTCCCTCTgagaggagaacctgctggtctgccaaggagataagacttccaccaccAACGTGCTCTGCCCTCTAACTAgaaggtagtgaaatccaccccgtgaGACTCCAATATGCTCATGTTGTACATTCagtccctgcacctatcaatgaagtCCTCGGGGGTCCTCATGTTCCTTACCCCCAAATATCGGAGGTtgaagcctagtccatctatccagtaGCTTCTGCAACTCGCCGGTCGCATCTGGTCTGGACTAAGGTACAACTGTTGTAACTGACTgtgctccacccacgggtagtgtgcccggggtctgatatactaCAGCTACACACCCAGGAGTCTGAGCagtaggggtatgtgctccccctcccgcctgagatttGGTTGGAtctactggaaataaaccagtctgggtcatagaatccatgaaccgtaaCATATGGCCCATGACCCTCCTGAAAGCTCGGTGCTGACAGAGATCGACCGGGGCTGCCTCTGCTGCGGgtacctcaccctgttcctcatcAATGAGATCCTCCACTAGATCGGCTGGTGGTGCAACTGGGGAAACTCTGAGATGTCCTCGTCCTCTACCTcgggccggtgccctcccccggcttctgcctcggcctctagcaataggggtgCAGCTCCTCCCGGGTCCGAAATATCTGTCGtgcacgttctcaccatctgtgagagagtaagagaagaagcttagtacaccatcaactgcatgataggagatgaataaagagtagttttataacaccctatagcctctcaaagatatgtacggacgtctccacaccgatccgcaagactctattaggccgtcccataacttgtgagacctacgtgaacctagtgctatgatatcatgttgtcacgacccaattccattttAGGCCGTGATGGGGCCCAACATcattgctaggcaagacaacagtGAACAATCCAATCACTTTCCCATTTTAATAAGATTTTCCCAAGTAAATAACTTTCCTTAATTTACTAGGTTTAGTAAGAAAcagatttaaattaataaaacaaAAGCAACTGAAAATATTTACGGCCATAGGAATAAAACCAAAatcacaagtctactagtgtgtgccaagatctggtgtcacaagtgtgtgggctactagtggaatatacaaaagatctctctctactgtctgaaatagaataggcagaaaataaatcaaaagagagactctagttGCTACTGAATGActcagaagggcagctcaccgtgtggTCTCGGACCAGAAGTCAAGCGCGTGCGTCGGACTGATAACCAGATACATCTGCCTCAGATCCTTCACAacaagtgcaaaagtgtagcgtgaacataaataatatgtacccagtaagtatctagtctaacctcgaagaagtagtgatgaggggtcgacttcgacacttactatgggccaaagaTATAAAAGTATGaagttctaattaaacatgatatataaacTGATAATAGTACTCagagaaggaaaaataagtaaaCTATCCTTCCAtttcaagtaagaaccaagtcatttctctcgtctattcctttcacctttcaagttcgtggaacaatattaaatataaattGGTTCCAATATATTTACGTACGAATTATGCCGAAGACGTATGGCCCAATccacatatacatataaatatattgtgtactgccgagggtcgaatggcctAAAACATAGAAATATCAATTAACCTACCAAGGTGAAAGGCCCGCTCTCATGAGAATAgtggaaatttaccccgctcacggaatatacttgcgaagcggttgagtatagattttctcaattcttttcaaaataagaaattcagCTAGGAACCTTTAAAAATGTTGAAATCCTCAACCTCCGCTTTAATCCAAACACTTAGTAAGCATAAACAAGtaacaatatcaacaaaaaaCCTGGTGTAAGCCTAAATTTAATGAGACATAAGCATAAATAGTATCTACGCACGGATTCTCGTtacttcgtacgtacgtagccctaGCAAATAGTAGTACATAATGACtaaaatttcctcttacaaggttagaaaagagacttacctcatttcaAGGCCTACTTCCCGGTCCAAGAATGTGCTCAcaccctcaattcggtgccgaatcAACCCAAACCTAATCGAATAggatataaactaatcaatacatgctcaaaaatttgtattctaactattaaagcgattacccaaccccaattgaagaattcccaaaattcacccccccccccgggcccacgtgcctggattccgaatCTCTTTGAAGAAAATGTTTACCCATAATCTCATGAACtcaatatatgatttttactaaattcaaTAACAAATtccgtggttaaatctcatttttcacctaaacccataattttcactaatttacatgttataatctacccataaactatgtatttaacacaCATtgaatagaaattacttacctcaaagtgctaggtgaaatcccctgtctaagagctccaaaaatcgcccaacagTGCTAGGTGAAGTACCCAGGCGGTCTGGCTCCGCTTTTGCAGACGGGGTCCCGCTTCTACGGAAGTTAGGGCGCAACTTCGGACACTAGGTTTCCCTTCCCTGGACGCTTCTACGAGCTCCCACCtgtggctggccaagcgcaggtgcgattatgacagcagctgggagcttcagctgttaTTCCCagtttccaacttggtccgagccttgtCCGATTggcactccccccccccccaaaaaaatataccaaaaaaTTTGGAattaaaacggactcgctcaaactctcggaacgcccgaaacaacattaaaataagaataacaccccaaaaccaattcaatcaaacttatgaactttaagttcatcaatttactcccaatgcgccaaaacatacttaaactactcggaacgacaccaaattttgcgtgcaagtcttaaatgacattacagaactattccttGTCTaggaattccatttggacctcgatatcaccaaaaccaactctaaaccaaatttaaagaacttctaaaacattcaaagaaccaactttcactattaggcaccAAGACGatcccgggtcatccaaagcccaatccgaacatacgcccaagtctgaaatcatcatacgaacctattggaaccgtcaaatcccgattccaaagacgtttactcaaaatgttgaccgaagtcaaacttagccttttaaggccaacttaaggaactaagtgtttcgatttcaacccgaacccttccaaatctcaaactaaccatccccgcaagtcataaaatagtaaaatcatatatggggagtcttatttaggggaacggggttctaagaAGAAaaaagaccggtcgggtcgttacaaattttAATGTGGACACTACAAGCATAATGTCCTCCATAGGGCACAttaaagataccaaatggccccGACCGTTGCAATCCGACCCTGCCTAGAGAGGTATTAGTATGATGTGTAAGTACCACGGTACTCACATTCATCAGACCAAACACTACCAACAGTTTAGAGAAATAGTTGCTCGAttgttcaacaatgggcacctttgAGAATTCCTAAGCGAGAgagccaagaaccacttcagAAACAGGGATGCCAACAAACAGATCGAACAAGTGGAGTCTCAACATGTAATCAACATGATCGTTGGAGGAGTCGATGTCCCCCCAAGGGCCGATAATCAAATGCACTAAAGTGTTAATTATAAGGGAAGAATGCACCCGGTATTACGTCTCAGAAGGAACTATCTCGTTCAGCGACGAAGACATCGAGGGCATcatacaaccccacaatgatgcactggtaatatctatacttatcaataaatcttgGATTAATCATCTATTGATTGATATATAGGTAGCTAGGCCAACATCATGATATCGAGGGTAGTAGAGCAACTGGGTTACAGGATCAAATCGTAGCGGCAGTCCGGGTATTAAATAGATTCAACATGGCGTGATCTAatgggacatgaggtacaatgctttgtTCGGAAGGTAGTGGGTCCATAACATGAGGGCGATGCCTTCGACCTTATGACAGGCGCTGAAATTTCCCACACCAGGAGGAGTCAAAACAGTCTACGGAGAACAGCCGGttgcaaaagaaatgtttgttgTCGATGAAGTGATCCCAGTACCCATGATTTTAAAGGGCACAGAATCGACCAAAATAAAGGTAACTAAATATCAATCAATGACACCAGCCTCAGCCAGTCCAGAAGTACAGAAGGAGCAATGACCGGATGATGAGGGCGATTATAGTGTCCCGAGAGCTTTCATAGCACTCGATGACActaacgccaccaaatcaacgattgaggaGTTGATACAAGTTAAATTGATCGATCACCTACCGGATCGAAAGGTCTACATaggcacggggttaacccccgagctcaggaaaaaacttattgattttcttaaagttattGCACATCATTTTGCCTGGTCCTATCTAAACATGACAGGGATCCTACTggaggtaaccactcataagTTGAGTTTGGATCCGATGTTCCATCCGGTTAAGCAGAAGAGAAGTCcacagtccgagatcaaacacgcgttcatcaaggacgaggtatccaaacttctaaaaataggtttcgtccgggaagttaaatacccggattggttaacTAAAGTTATAGTCGTACCTACAAAGGAAATAAACTGCGGATATGTGTATattataaggatctaaacaaGGCATGTACGAACGATTCTCTcactttgcctaatatcgatagAATGATCGACGCGATGGCCAGACACGAGATAATTAATTTTCTCGAAGCCTACTCCGGGTATAATTAAGCTCGGATGGACCTAGACTTCTTTCATAACTAAGTTcagcacctactgctataacataatgtcatttggattaaaaaatgctggtgcctcataccaatgcctagtaagccggatgttcgaagaaaaaatattaaaatcaatggaagtttatattgattatATGTTGATCAAGTCCCTAtaagtagaggaccatttgaaacatttgcaggaaaccatTGATGTATTAagaaagtacaacatgaagctaaccCAGAGAAGTGTGCATTTGTGGTCGGCTCGGGCCAATGTCTTGGATTCATGGTATCTAATCGAGGGATAGATATCAACATTGAAAAAATAAAGGCCATAGAAGACATTACTGTAGTCGACAATGTAAAGGAAGTTCACAGGATGATCGGGAGCATAGCCACATTGGGCCGGTTCATCTCGAGACCGTAGGATAAGAGTCATCGATTCTTCTCactttgaagaagaagaacattttttcttggactccggaatgccagcaagctttggaagaactc
The DNA window shown above is from Nicotiana tomentosiformis chromosome 8, ASM39032v3, whole genome shotgun sequence and carries:
- the LOC138897835 gene encoding uncharacterized protein, whose amino-acid sequence is MPERSYRPLAIQCSSSGYSGHQGSSRSYFSTMPDTSYNPSALQGFPSGYSGHQGQTSGQQSTTLRGCYECGDPSHMKRHCPRLRGKAVQQSQQPLISAPVAAPAVRPSQRGASVLFDPRSTYSYVSSLFAHFLDIPLEFLGAPIYVSTPVGDSIIVDRVYQSCVVTLCGYETRTDLLLLDMTDLEVMLGMDWLSSCLTILD